In Fimbriiglobus ruber, a genomic segment contains:
- a CDS encoding MerR family transcriptional regulator has protein sequence MSEASDAELFKVGDVARRTGVTVRTLHHYDEIGLLVPTHRAAGGHRLYTAADLARLQQILSLRHLGFGLDEIRDCLTRPGFDALTVVRLHLARVRDQLRTQHQICSRLETLADALGRTVPVSAELFLQTIEATVMFEKYYTPEQLDELKARREQVGEDRMRQVGDEWKELMAAVRTEMDQGADPADPRVQALAKKWMALVHEFTGGNPGIAAAVRNMYESEPVVAGTDTGPLKEMRAYIERAMKTAT, from the coding sequence ATGAGCGAGGCGTCAGACGCGGAGCTTTTTAAGGTCGGGGATGTGGCCCGGCGGACCGGCGTAACGGTCCGCACGCTGCACCACTACGACGAGATCGGCTTACTCGTCCCGACCCACCGGGCGGCCGGCGGGCACCGGCTCTACACGGCCGCCGACCTCGCCCGGCTGCAGCAGATTCTCTCCCTCCGGCACCTCGGGTTCGGCCTGGACGAGATCCGCGACTGCCTCACCCGCCCGGGATTCGACGCGCTCACCGTGGTTCGCCTCCACCTCGCCCGGGTGCGCGACCAGCTCCGGACCCAGCACCAGATCTGTTCGCGGCTCGAAACGCTCGCGGACGCCCTCGGCCGGACGGTCCCCGTGTCCGCCGAACTGTTCCTTCAAACCATCGAGGCCACTGTCATGTTCGAGAAGTACTACACACCGGAACAACTGGACGAGTTGAAGGCCCGCCGGGAGCAAGTCGGCGAGGACCGCATGCGCCAGGTCGGCGACGAGTGGAAAGAACTCATGGCCGCGGTCCGAACCGAGATGGACCAGGGGGCCGACCCGGCCGACCCGCGGGTGCAAGCTCTTGCCAAGAAGTGGATGGCGCTGGTCCACGAGTTCACCGGCGGCAACCCTGGCATCGCCGCGGCCGTCCGCAATATGTACGAGTCGGAGCCCGTCGTCGCCGGGACGGACACCGGGCCGCTCAAGGAGATGAGGGCCTATATCGAACGGGCGATGAAAACGGCGACGTAG